In one window of Paenibacillus sp. DNA:
- a CDS encoding YifB family Mg chelatase-like AAA ATPase yields MYGICYGACMHGIDGKTVRVEVDLSNGLPTFSIVGLPDSAVRESTERVRAALKNGSFEFPLRRITVNLAPADVRKEGAAFDLAIAVGILLTSGQWPASLADGTLFLGELSLHGDVRPVPGVLAMALAARDDGFSRLVVPWDNAREAALVDGLEIVPVRRLADVLSPGRDDAEDGADGASAGKRVPQKAEPPGEELDFADVVGQLQSKRALAVAAAGRHNVLFIGPPGSGKTMLMRRLGTILPPLDDDEALEVTKVYSASGMLADRGALVRRRPFRAPHHTISTQGLIGGGASPRPGEASLAHRGVLFLDELPEFPRAVLEALRQPLEDGAVTIARAKGAFTFPARFALAATMNPCPCGYDGYEFDNRGCSCPLPRRIAYLSRLSGPLIDRIDMTMDVPRLTPGEAAAWTQTGAALDTGRLRELVERAQAAQRERYAGTGIRCNAELSGKLLRRYCPLSPDASELLLRAYGSLGLSARAHDRVLKVARTIADVEGAERIEAAHMNEALSYRAFELRQQRLREGTKLGADAPSR; encoded by the coding sequence ATGTACGGCATTTGTTACGGAGCGTGCATGCACGGAATCGACGGAAAGACGGTGCGCGTGGAGGTCGATTTGTCGAACGGGCTGCCGACGTTTTCGATCGTGGGACTGCCGGACAGCGCGGTGCGCGAGTCGACGGAGCGGGTGCGGGCGGCTTTGAAAAACGGTTCGTTCGAATTCCCGCTGCGGCGAATTACGGTCAATTTGGCGCCGGCGGACGTGCGCAAGGAAGGCGCGGCGTTCGACCTCGCGATCGCGGTAGGCATTCTTTTGACGAGCGGGCAGTGGCCCGCCTCGCTCGCCGACGGCACGTTGTTTTTAGGCGAGCTGAGCCTGCACGGCGACGTGCGTCCGGTCCCCGGCGTGCTCGCGATGGCGCTCGCCGCGCGGGACGACGGCTTTTCGCGCCTCGTCGTGCCGTGGGACAACGCGCGGGAAGCGGCGCTCGTCGACGGGCTGGAGATCGTCCCGGTGAGACGCCTCGCGGACGTTCTGTCTCCCGGGCGGGACGATGCCGAAGACGGCGCCGACGGGGCCTCTGCGGGAAAGCGCGTGCCGCAGAAGGCGGAGCCGCCCGGCGAGGAGCTCGATTTCGCCGACGTCGTCGGCCAGCTGCAGTCGAAGCGGGCGCTCGCCGTGGCGGCGGCCGGCCGCCACAACGTGCTGTTTATCGGTCCGCCGGGCTCCGGCAAGACGATGCTGATGCGGCGGCTCGGCACGATATTGCCGCCGCTCGACGACGACGAGGCGCTCGAGGTGACGAAGGTATACAGCGCGTCGGGAATGCTCGCCGACCGCGGCGCCCTCGTCCGGCGGCGTCCGTTCCGCGCCCCTCATCATACGATTTCGACGCAGGGGCTCATCGGCGGCGGCGCCTCCCCGCGGCCCGGCGAGGCGAGCCTCGCGCATCGGGGTGTCTTGTTCCTCGACGAGCTGCCGGAATTTCCGCGCGCGGTGCTCGAGGCGCTGCGGCAGCCGCTCGAGGACGGCGCCGTGACGATCGCCAGGGCCAAAGGCGCCTTCACCTTCCCGGCGCGGTTCGCGCTCGCGGCGACGATGAATCCGTGCCCATGCGGGTACGACGGCTACGAATTCGACAACCGCGGCTGCAGCTGCCCGCTGCCGCGGAGAATCGCGTACTTGTCGCGGCTGTCCGGCCCGCTCATCGATCGAATCGACATGACGATGGACGTGCCGCGCTTAACCCCCGGAGAGGCCGCCGCCTGGACTCAGACCGGCGCTGCCCTGGATACAGGGCGGCTGCGGGAGCTCGTCGAGCGGGCGCAGGCGGCGCAGCGGGAACGGTACGCCGGGACGGGCATCCGCTGCAACGCGGAGCTGTCCGGCAAGTTGCTGCGCCGGTACTGCCCGCTGAGCCCCGATGCGTCCGAGCTGCTGCTCCGGGCGTACGGCTCTCTAGGCCTCAGCGCCCGCGCCCACGACCGCGTACTTAAGGTCGCGCGCACGATCGCGGACGTGGAAGGCGCGGAGCGCATCGAGGCGGCGCACATGAACGAGGCGCTGTCCTACCGCGCGTTCGAGCTGCGGCAGCAGCGCCTCCGAGAAGGAACGAAGCTCGGAGCCGACGCCCCGAGCCGATAA
- a CDS encoding YraN family protein, with the protein MIGDRRRPLGAAGEKAVAAYLEDRGYEILAVNWRCRIGEIDVIAAKDGTIAFVEVRSRSARTLGAFGAPLESVTPKKRSKVRRVAEAYLQQTSSAAARFRFDCAGVVLDGEGIVVSLDYIEDAF; encoded by the coding sequence TTGATCGGGGATCGCCGGCGTCCGTTGGGCGCCGCCGGGGAGAAGGCCGTCGCGGCGTACTTGGAAGATCGCGGGTACGAGATCCTCGCCGTCAATTGGCGCTGCCGCATCGGCGAGATCGACGTCATCGCGGCGAAGGACGGGACGATCGCCTTCGTCGAGGTGCGGTCGCGATCTGCGAGGACGCTCGGCGCCTTCGGCGCGCCGCTCGAGTCGGTCACGCCGAAGAAACGAAGCAAGGTGCGGCGCGTCGCCGAAGCGTATCTGCAGCAGACGTCTTCGGCGGCCGCGCGCTTCCGGTTCGATTGCGCGGGCGTCGTGTTGGACGGAGAAGGGATCGTTGTCTCCCTTGATTATATCGAGGACGCGTTTTAG
- a CDS encoding EscU/YscU/HrcU family type III secretion system export apparatus switch protein, whose amino-acid sequence MTKQPKQAVALSYSNEAAAAPVVKAKGKGHVAERIVAIAAEHGVPVREDASLVEVLAKLDLEQEIPPELYRLVAEILSFVYRTDQAARESVERKDEAR is encoded by the coding sequence ATGACGAAACAACCGAAACAGGCGGTGGCGCTGTCGTATTCGAACGAAGCCGCCGCGGCTCCGGTCGTCAAGGCGAAAGGGAAGGGGCACGTGGCGGAACGGATCGTGGCGATCGCTGCCGAGCACGGGGTGCCTGTGCGCGAGGACGCGTCGCTCGTCGAGGTGCTTGCCAAACTCGACTTGGAGCAAGAAATTCCGCCGGAGCTGTACCGGCTTGTGGCGGAAATATTGAGCTTCGTGTACCGGACGGATCAAGCGGCGAGGGAGAGCGTCGAGCGAAAGGATGAAGCGCGTTGA
- a CDS encoding ribonuclease HII, giving the protein MLTYENELWAQGVAAVAGVDEVGRGCLFGDVVAAAVVLPRGCRLDGVDDSKKLSEKQREALLPAIESQAIAIGVGRVDAETIDRINIRQASRLAMKRAVEALGTAPEHLLVDAESVDLPIPQTAIIHGDALSLSIAAASIVAKVTRDRLCLEWDAMYPEYGIAAHKGYATKFHRERLIEFGPSPLHRQSFLGKVMAERLTQLELF; this is encoded by the coding sequence ATGCTTACATACGAAAACGAGCTTTGGGCGCAGGGCGTCGCGGCGGTCGCCGGGGTGGACGAGGTCGGCCGGGGCTGCTTGTTCGGCGACGTGGTCGCGGCCGCGGTCGTGCTGCCGCGCGGCTGCCGCTTGGACGGAGTCGACGACTCCAAGAAGCTTAGCGAAAAGCAGCGAGAGGCGCTGCTGCCGGCGATCGAATCGCAGGCGATCGCGATCGGCGTCGGGCGCGTCGACGCGGAGACGATCGACCGCATCAACATCCGGCAAGCGTCCCGGCTCGCGATGAAGCGCGCGGTGGAAGCGTTGGGGACGGCGCCGGAGCATTTGCTCGTGGATGCGGAGTCGGTCGACCTGCCGATTCCGCAGACGGCGATCATTCACGGCGACGCGCTGTCGCTGTCGATCGCGGCGGCTTCGATCGTGGCGAAGGTGACGCGGGATCGGCTCTGTTTGGAATGGGACGCGATGTATCCCGAATACGGCATCGCGGCGCACAAAGGGTACGCCACGAAGTTTCATCGCGAACGGTTGATCGAATTCGGACCGAGTCCGCTGCACCGGCAATCGTTCTTGGGCAAGGTCATGGCGGAGCGGCTGACGCAACTGGAATTGTTTTAG
- the ylqF gene encoding ribosome biogenesis GTPase YlqF: protein MTIQWFPGHMTRARRQIEEKLKLIDLAIELLDARLPDSSRNPMIGEILGGKPRLVLLNKSDLADPAATERWVEKLAADHIKVLPIDANAGTNVRDILPRAKELMAPKFEAWRKKGMEPRPIRTLIVGIPNVGKSTLINRLAGRHVAATGDRPGVTKGQQWIKVGKEMDLLDTPGILWPKFEDPQVGFRLAATGAIRDEILHSEDVAFFLAKYLCTHYPSVFQERYGIDELPEDLDNPHEVVGLLEAIGKRRGAIMSGGKINLSKASDVFLHDLRTGKLGRISLELPADAP from the coding sequence ATGACGATTCAATGGTTTCCGGGGCATATGACCCGGGCGAGAAGACAGATCGAAGAAAAGTTGAAACTGATCGACCTCGCGATCGAGCTGTTGGACGCTCGGTTGCCGGATTCGAGCCGCAACCCGATGATCGGGGAAATTCTTGGCGGAAAACCGCGGCTCGTGCTGCTCAATAAGAGCGACTTGGCGGATCCGGCGGCGACGGAGCGCTGGGTGGAGAAGCTGGCGGCGGATCATATTAAAGTGCTGCCGATCGACGCGAACGCGGGGACGAACGTAAGGGACATTTTGCCGAGGGCCAAAGAATTGATGGCTCCGAAATTCGAAGCCTGGCGGAAAAAGGGCATGGAGCCGAGGCCGATTCGGACGCTGATCGTCGGCATTCCGAACGTGGGCAAATCGACGCTGATCAATCGATTGGCCGGACGCCATGTCGCCGCGACGGGGGATCGCCCCGGAGTCACCAAAGGGCAGCAGTGGATCAAGGTCGGGAAAGAGATGGATTTGCTCGATACGCCGGGCATTTTGTGGCCGAAGTTCGAGGATCCTCAGGTCGGCTTCCGTTTGGCCGCGACGGGTGCGATTCGAGATGAAATTTTGCATTCGGAAGATGTTGCGTTCTTCCTGGCAAAATACTTATGCACGCATTATCCTTCCGTTTTTCAGGAACGATACGGCATTGACGAACTGCCCGAGGATCTCGACAATCCTCACGAAGTCGTAGGGCTGTTGGAAGCGATCGGCAAACGGCGCGGCGCGATTATGAGCGGCGGCAAAATCAATTTGTCGAAGGCGTCGGATGTGTTTTTGCACGATTTGCGTACCGGGAAGCTCGGGCGCATCTCGTTGGAACTGCCGGCGGATGCGCCATAA
- the lepB gene encoding signal peptidase I produces the protein MEESSNGRPDAANWRKEAVDWAKALVVAGVLVVVIRMFLFSPYIVDGPSMQPSFHTAERIIVNKIMYDIRQPERGEVVVFHSGFGADYIKRVIALPGETVEVRGDTVLINGEQLSEPYIQEPVDTAAASGGTYNNKDYPPQTVPEGHVFVMGDNRPNSHDSRDIGFIPYEQIVGRADVVIWPLGSIRIIGHD, from the coding sequence ATGGAGGAGTCCTCGAACGGACGTCCGGACGCTGCGAATTGGCGCAAAGAAGCGGTGGATTGGGCGAAGGCGCTCGTCGTCGCAGGCGTGCTCGTCGTCGTCATCCGCATGTTTTTGTTCTCGCCGTACATTGTCGACGGCCCTTCGATGCAGCCGAGTTTTCATACCGCGGAACGGATTATCGTAAACAAAATAATGTACGATATCCGGCAGCCCGAACGCGGCGAAGTCGTCGTGTTTCATTCGGGGTTCGGCGCGGATTACATCAAGAGAGTCATCGCCCTTCCCGGGGAGACGGTGGAGGTTCGCGGCGACACGGTGTTGATCAACGGGGAGCAGCTGTCGGAGCCGTATATTCAAGAACCGGTGGATACGGCCGCGGCATCGGGGGGAACCTACAACAACAAGGATTATCCTCCGCAAACGGTGCCGGAAGGGCATGTATTCGTCATGGGGGACAACCGCCCCAACTCGCACGACAGCCGGGATATCGGCTTTATCCCGTACGAGCAAATCGTCGGCAGGGCGGATGTCGTCATTTGGCCGTTGGGGAGCATTCGAATCATCGGGCATGACTAA
- the rplS gene encoding 50S ribosomal protein L19, with the protein MSNLIQEITREQLRSDLPSFRPGDTLRVHVKVKEGSRERIQIFEGVVIKRRGGGISETYTVRKISYGVGVERTFPLHSPRVDKIEVLRRGKVRRAKLYYLRNLRGKAARIKEIR; encoded by the coding sequence ATGAGCAACTTGATTCAAGAAATCACTCGCGAGCAACTGCGCAGCGATCTTCCGAGCTTTCGTCCCGGCGACACGCTTCGCGTGCACGTTAAGGTAAAAGAGGGTTCGCGCGAGCGGATCCAGATCTTCGAAGGCGTCGTGATCAAGCGTCGCGGCGGCGGCATCAGCGAGACGTATACGGTTCGTAAAATTTCTTACGGCGTAGGCGTCGAGCGTACGTTCCCGCTGCACAGCCCGCGCGTCGACAAGATCGAAGTTCTTCGTCGAGGCAAAGTACGCCGTGCGAAGCTTTACTACCTGCGCAACCTGCGCGGTAAAGCGGCTAGAATTAAAGAGATTCGATAA
- the trmD gene encoding tRNA (guanosine(37)-N1)-methyltransferase TrmD, giving the protein MRIDVLTLFPEMFHGVFHASILGKAQEKGIVSLRAVNFREFSENKHQTVDDYPYGGGGGMVLKPEPIFNAVEHVVSESGKEGAQAGRPPRVVLMCPQGERYTQKKAEQFAKEEHLILVCGHYEGYDERIREHLVTDEISIGDFVLTGGELAACVVVDSVVRLLPGALGNEQSSVTDSFSTGLLEYPHYTRPAEYRGWKVPDVLLSGHHANVEQWRREQSLYRTWSRRPDLLDAAELSDKERALIRRWEAERSERQ; this is encoded by the coding sequence ATGAGAATCGACGTGCTTACGTTGTTTCCCGAAATGTTCCACGGGGTCTTCCATGCGAGCATTCTCGGGAAAGCGCAGGAGAAGGGTATCGTTTCGCTTCGCGCGGTCAATTTTCGAGAGTTTTCCGAAAATAAGCATCAAACGGTCGACGATTATCCGTATGGGGGCGGCGGCGGGATGGTGCTGAAGCCGGAGCCGATTTTCAATGCGGTGGAGCACGTCGTATCCGAATCGGGAAAGGAAGGGGCGCAGGCAGGGCGCCCGCCGAGAGTCGTGCTCATGTGTCCGCAGGGGGAAAGATATACCCAGAAGAAGGCCGAACAATTCGCGAAGGAAGAACATCTGATTCTGGTGTGCGGCCATTATGAAGGGTATGACGAGCGGATTCGGGAGCATTTGGTGACGGACGAAATTTCGATCGGCGATTTCGTGCTGACGGGCGGCGAGCTCGCCGCTTGCGTCGTCGTCGACAGCGTCGTCCGCCTGCTGCCCGGAGCGCTCGGCAACGAGCAATCTTCCGTGACGGACAGCTTCAGCACCGGATTGCTCGAATACCCCCATTACACGCGGCCTGCGGAGTACAGGGGCTGGAAGGTGCCGGACGTACTGCTCTCGGGCCATCACGCCAACGTCGAGCAGTGGCGCAGGGAGCAATCGCTTTATCGCACCTGGTCCCGGAGGCCCGACCTGCTGGACGCGGCCGAGCTTTCCGACAAGGAACGGGCGCTGATCCGGCGTTGGGAAGCGGAACGCTCGGAGCGCCAATAG
- the rimM gene encoding ribosome maturation factor RimM (Essential for efficient processing of 16S rRNA), protein MKPKLLTVGKVVNTHGIRGEVKVWPETDFPEERFRNGNELLLVAPDESKSITVTIVNARPQKTVYIVKLKEFDNINLVEPYKGWSLKVPSDQRARLQRDEYYFHDIIGCEVKTEEGESVGVITDILRPGANDVWVVKQKNGKMAYLPYIADVVIDVNIQEKVVTIRLMEGLLE, encoded by the coding sequence ATGAAACCGAAACTGTTAACCGTCGGCAAAGTCGTGAACACGCACGGCATCCGAGGCGAAGTGAAGGTATGGCCGGAGACGGATTTCCCGGAAGAGCGTTTTCGTAACGGTAACGAGCTGCTGCTCGTCGCGCCGGACGAATCGAAATCGATAACCGTAACGATCGTTAACGCCCGGCCCCAAAAAACGGTCTATATCGTGAAGCTTAAAGAGTTCGACAACATCAATTTGGTCGAGCCTTACAAAGGCTGGAGCCTTAAGGTGCCGTCGGACCAACGCGCGAGGCTGCAGCGCGACGAATATTATTTTCACGATATCATCGGCTGCGAAGTGAAAACCGAAGAAGGAGAGTCCGTCGGCGTCATCACGGACATTCTTCGGCCTGGCGCGAACGACGTATGGGTCGTAAAGCAGAAGAACGGCAAGATGGCGTATTTACCTTACATCGCCGATGTGGTAATCGACGTGAACATACAGGAGAAGGTCGTTACGATCCGGTTGATGGAAGGGCTGCTCGAATGA
- a CDS encoding KH domain-containing protein, with product MEALVRTLVRGLVDHPDDVHVDVKEDDDSILYELSVHPDDVGKVIGKGGRIIKAVRLVVTSASAKSGKRIAVEIAS from the coding sequence ATGGAAGCATTGGTACGAACACTCGTCAGAGGGTTGGTCGACCATCCGGACGACGTGCATGTGGATGTCAAGGAAGACGACGATTCGATCCTGTATGAACTATCGGTTCATCCGGATGACGTCGGGAAGGTCATCGGCAAAGGCGGCCGAATTATTAAGGCGGTGCGCCTTGTCGTGACGTCCGCGTCCGCCAAAAGCGGAAAACGAATCGCCGTAGAAATCGCATCATAA
- the rpsP gene encoding 30S ribosomal protein S16 has protein sequence MAVRIRLKRMGAHKAPFYRVVVSDSRSPRDGRFIEEIGTYNPLASSEAVSLDEEKALKWLQNGAQASDTVRNLFSKAGIMTKFHESKLQK, from the coding sequence ATGGCAGTACGTATCCGTTTAAAGCGTATGGGCGCTCACAAAGCTCCTTTCTATCGCGTGGTGGTATCCGACTCGCGCTCCCCGCGCGACGGACGGTTCATCGAGGAAATCGGCACTTACAACCCGCTTGCTTCCTCCGAGGCCGTATCTCTTGACGAAGAGAAAGCACTCAAGTGGCTCCAAAACGGCGCGCAAGCGTCCGACACGGTTCGCAACTTGTTCAGCAAAGCGGGCATCATGACGAAGTTCCACGAGTCCAAGCTGCAGAAGTAA
- the ffh gene encoding signal recognition particle protein — protein MAPFEGLSSRLQSVFSKLRGKGKLTEDDVNEALREVRLALLEADVNFKVVKDFIGRVREQAVGQVLEKGFNPAMTVVNIVNKELTDLMGGTNAKLAKSNRPPTVIMMVGLQGAGKTTTTGKLAKLLLQQNHRPLLVAADIYRPAAIKQLQVLGEQVKVPVFSLGDQANPVDIAKAAMAHAKEHHNDYVIIDTAGRLHIDEALMKELHDIREETKPDEILLVVDAMTGQDAVNVAEHFNSQLELTGVVLTKLDGDTRGGAALSVKAVTGKPIKFAAMGEKLDALEPFHPERMASRILGMGDMLSLIEKAQANIDEDKAKEMERKFRKAEFTFEDFLEQMQQVKKLGPIENLLEMLPGVGNMKQLQNAKIDPKQMARTEAIVLSMTKAEKQGLVAIDAKRRKRIAAGSGTTVADVNRLLKQFEDMKKMMKQFSGMMGGKGAKQLKNMKSMMKGKGFGGGRFPF, from the coding sequence ATGGCGCCGTTCGAAGGATTGTCCAGCCGATTGCAAAGCGTATTCAGCAAGCTAAGAGGTAAAGGGAAATTAACCGAAGACGACGTGAACGAAGCGCTGCGCGAGGTGCGGCTTGCCTTGCTGGAAGCGGACGTCAACTTCAAGGTCGTGAAGGATTTCATCGGCAGAGTGAGAGAGCAGGCTGTCGGTCAGGTGCTCGAAAAAGGTTTCAACCCTGCGATGACGGTCGTCAACATCGTGAACAAAGAGTTGACGGATCTGATGGGCGGGACGAACGCGAAATTGGCGAAGTCGAATCGCCCGCCTACGGTCATTATGATGGTCGGCCTGCAGGGTGCCGGTAAAACGACGACGACGGGCAAGCTGGCGAAGCTGCTGTTGCAGCAAAATCACCGGCCGCTGCTCGTGGCCGCGGACATTTACCGTCCGGCCGCGATCAAGCAGCTGCAGGTGCTCGGCGAGCAGGTGAAGGTGCCTGTCTTCTCCTTGGGAGACCAGGCGAATCCGGTCGACATCGCGAAGGCGGCTATGGCGCATGCGAAAGAGCATCATAACGATTACGTCATTATCGATACCGCGGGGCGGCTTCACATCGACGAAGCATTGATGAAAGAGCTTCATGACATCCGCGAAGAGACGAAACCGGACGAAATTTTGCTCGTCGTCGACGCGATGACGGGTCAGGACGCGGTAAACGTGGCCGAGCATTTCAACTCGCAGCTCGAACTGACGGGCGTCGTGCTGACGAAGCTCGACGGCGATACGCGCGGCGGCGCGGCGCTGTCGGTCAAGGCGGTCACCGGCAAGCCGATCAAGTTCGCGGCTATGGGGGAAAAGCTCGACGCGCTCGAGCCGTTCCATCCGGAGCGGATGGCATCGCGCATTTTGGGCATGGGCGACATGCTGTCCTTGATCGAGAAGGCGCAGGCCAACATCGACGAGGACAAGGCGAAGGAAATGGAACGGAAATTCCGCAAAGCGGAGTTTACGTTCGAAGATTTCCTCGAGCAAATGCAGCAGGTGAAAAAGCTCGGGCCGATCGAAAACCTGCTCGAAATGCTTCCCGGCGTCGGCAATATGAAGCAGCTGCAGAACGCGAAGATCGATCCGAAGCAGATGGCTCGGACGGAAGCGATCGTCCTGTCCATGACGAAGGCGGAAAAGCAAGGCCTCGTCGCCATCGACGCGAAGCGCCGCAAGCGGATCGCGGCCGGCAGCGGCACGACCGTGGCCGACGTTAATCGACTGCTGAAGCAGTTCGAGGATATGAAGAAGATGATGAAGCAGTTCTCGGGCATGATGGGCGGCAAAGGCGCGAAGCAGCTGAAAAACATGAAGAGCATGATGAAAGGCAAAGGATTCGGCGGCGGCCGGTTCCCGTTTTAA
- a CDS encoding putative DNA-binding protein has protein sequence MTDKDRDALAKTNRINMLFDFYEPLLTEKQRTFLSYYFHEDYSLGEIAEQFAVSRQAIYEHIKRAETMLEEYEDKLQLLAKHERRQQAAERLAKELERLVDSSESDRIRGVLQDIVSGG, from the coding sequence ATGACGGATAAGGATCGCGATGCGCTGGCAAAGACGAACCGAATCAATATGCTGTTCGATTTCTACGAACCGTTGCTTACGGAGAAACAGCGTACGTTTTTATCGTATTATTTTCACGAGGATTATTCGTTGGGCGAAATCGCGGAGCAGTTCGCGGTTTCGCGGCAAGCGATATACGAACATATAAAGCGCGCGGAGACGATGTTGGAGGAATACGAGGACAAGCTTCAGCTGCTCGCGAAGCACGAACGCCGGCAACAAGCCGCGGAACGGCTAGCGAAGGAGCTTGAACGCTTGGTCGATTCGTCCGAATCGGATCGTATCCGCGGGGTATTGCAGGACATCGTGTCCGGAGGGTAA
- a CDS encoding MOSC domain-containing protein, which translates to MRLELVSINVGKPTVIRYGGREIVSAIIKHPVNSRVALASEPLQGDEQADRVHHGGADKAICAYFIDHYPHWEKTFGKPLHPGAFGENFTLRGANENDIRIGDVFRLGEAKLQVTQPRVPCYKLAARHERSSLEAEVLDTGYTGFYFAIIAPGSAAAGDRLVLETPHPAGVTVTEANRIMHKDKTDAAGLKRLLGVEALAESWRQQLSKRLL; encoded by the coding sequence ATGCGACTGGAACTCGTTTCCATAAACGTCGGGAAACCGACCGTCATCCGATACGGCGGGAGAGAAATCGTATCCGCCATCATAAAACATCCCGTCAACAGCCGCGTCGCGCTCGCATCCGAGCCTTTGCAGGGAGACGAGCAAGCGGATCGAGTGCACCACGGCGGGGCGGACAAAGCGATCTGCGCTTATTTCATCGATCATTATCCGCATTGGGAGAAAACGTTCGGCAAACCGCTGCACCCCGGCGCTTTCGGCGAAAACTTCACTTTAAGAGGCGCTAACGAAAACGACATCCGCATCGGAGACGTTTTCCGGCTTGGAGAGGCGAAACTGCAAGTAACCCAACCGCGCGTTCCCTGCTATAAATTAGCCGCTCGCCACGAACGATCTTCCCTCGAAGCCGAAGTTTTGGATACGGGGTATACGGGATTTTATTTCGCAATAATCGCCCCGGGAAGCGCGGCGGCCGGCGATCGGCTTGTGCTCGAAACCCCGCACCCTGCCGGCGTCACGGTCACCGAAGCGAATCGTATCATGCATAAAGACAAGACCGACGCGGCAGGGCTGAAAAGATTGCTCGGCGTAGAGGCGCTGGCCGAAAGCTGGCGGCAACAATTGTCCAAACGACTGCTGTAA
- a CDS encoding IS1595 family transposase codes for MEDIISFFFRRKWPNGFRCPRCFHTQAYSVNTRRLPLFECKACSHQTSLTAGTILEGTRTPLHKWAEAMRLVSCDRSINAVQLASQIQVTYKTAWAMLMKIRKALSAEESQTPLQGRVSCSVAFYGRRNCHYIRHPQEHAVLVAMGTTDTDSRSMIKFQYITPNDMIGKRLRPYAMFQFAQQHTKSCTEFRMLNRIQYYRSFVLPVVFEKVKTWINKTFRGIGPKYLQYYLDEHCFRQNKASHGANIFDSLAMVCLRTPKSPLLPTLQNAGLFLAS; via the coding sequence ATGGAGGATATTATTTCGTTCTTCTTCCGTCGGAAATGGCCCAACGGTTTTCGCTGCCCGCGGTGTTTCCACACCCAGGCTTATTCGGTGAACACCCGCCGGCTCCCTCTATTCGAATGCAAAGCCTGCAGCCACCAAACGTCGCTGACTGCCGGTACCATATTGGAAGGAACCCGTACTCCGCTTCACAAATGGGCCGAAGCAATGCGTCTCGTCTCCTGCGATCGGAGCATCAATGCCGTTCAACTTGCCTCTCAAATTCAGGTAACTTATAAAACGGCTTGGGCCATGCTGATGAAAATTCGCAAGGCACTTTCCGCCGAGGAATCGCAAACTCCACTCCAAGGACGCGTATCCTGCAGCGTCGCCTTCTACGGTCGAAGAAATTGCCACTACATCCGCCATCCTCAGGAGCATGCCGTTCTAGTCGCAATGGGAACAACCGATACAGATAGCCGATCCATGATTAAATTTCAATACATCACGCCTAATGACATGATTGGGAAACGACTGCGGCCCTACGCAATGTTTCAATTCGCACAGCAGCATACGAAAAGCTGTACGGAGTTTCGCATGTTAAACCGCATACAATATTATCGAAGCTTCGTTCTGCCTGTCGTTTTCGAGAAAGTCAAAACATGGATTAACAAAACGTTCCGCGGTATCGGGCCGAAATACCTCCAATACTATTTGGACGAGCACTGCTTCCGTCAAAATAAAGCTTCCCATGGCGCAAACATATTCGACTCTCTAGCCATGGTGTGTTTACGTACGCCCAAATCGCCGCTGCTTCCTACATTACAGAATGCAGGGCTATTTCTAGCGTCGTAA